One segment of Shewanella piezotolerans WP3 DNA contains the following:
- a CDS encoding porin yields MKKTLISASVASVLTLASFGALAEGPSFYGRLDLSVTNSDTGATTQNGKEGTVLENNFSHLGVKGSESLTSNIDVIYQMEFQVENTTNSGETFKARNTFLGLKSQVGTVLVGRNDTVFKQSEGGVDVFGNTNADIDRLVGGQTRSGDGIWYYSPKIADLVTLNATYLMEDNYTNDANKTSYEDQYALSATIGDKKLKAQNYYVAGAYNTIGGIDAYRGVAQVKLGDFKVGGLYQNTESQTSDQEGNSYFVNVVYNLGGVNLKAEYGKDEAGFGKYFKNISGGYQDEMSDVNVQSITVGADYKVSKSTMVYGHYAMYEGDYKVAGAKIDLEDDNIFTVGVRYNF; encoded by the coding sequence ATGAAAAAGACACTAATCTCTGCATCAGTGGCATCAGTTTTAACCCTAGCTTCATTCGGTGCGCTAGCCGAAGGTCCAAGCTTTTACGGTCGTTTAGATCTATCAGTAACTAACTCAGATACTGGTGCGACTACACAAAATGGTAAAGAAGGTACTGTTCTAGAGAACAACTTCTCTCACCTAGGTGTTAAAGGCAGCGAAAGCCTAACTAGCAACATCGACGTTATCTACCAAATGGAATTCCAAGTAGAAAACACTACTAACTCAGGTGAGACTTTCAAGGCTCGTAACACTTTCCTAGGTCTTAAGTCTCAAGTAGGTACTGTACTTGTTGGTCGTAACGACACAGTATTCAAGCAGTCTGAAGGCGGTGTTGACGTATTTGGTAACACTAACGCCGATATCGACCGTTTAGTCGGTGGCCAAACTCGTTCTGGCGACGGTATCTGGTACTACTCGCCAAAAATCGCTGACCTAGTGACGTTAAACGCAACGTACCTAATGGAAGACAACTACACTAACGATGCAAACAAAACTTCTTACGAAGATCAGTACGCACTTAGCGCGACTATCGGTGACAAGAAGCTTAAAGCACAAAACTACTACGTAGCAGGTGCATACAACACTATCGGTGGCATCGATGCATACCGTGGTGTGGCTCAAGTTAAGTTAGGCGATTTCAAAGTAGGTGGCCTATACCAAAACACTGAAAGCCAAACATCTGACCAAGAAGGTAACTCTTACTTCGTAAACGTAGTTTACAACTTAGGTGGCGTTAACCTTAAAGCTGAATACGGTAAAGATGAAGCTGGTTTCGGTAAGTACTTCAAAAATATTTCTGGCGGATACCAAGACGAAATGTCTGACGTAAACGTTCAGTCAATCACTGTTGGTGCTGACTACAAGGTATCTAAGTCAACTATGGTATATGGCCACTACGCTATGTACGAAGGTGACTACAAAGTAGCAGGCGCTAAAATCGACCTAGAAGATGACAACATCTTCACCGTTGGTGTTCGTTACAACTTCTAA
- a CDS encoding thiopurine S-methyltransferase gives MQPSFWHEKWDAQQIGFHLSAVNPLLIQFWSQLKLPANSQVFVPLCGKSLDMCFLAEQGHDVLACELNDLAVSQFYQENNLTHTVEKVGEHKRYSTEQITIYQGDIFSLQNTNSVELAKTSAFYDRAALIAWPEAMRLQYAQQLACLIPAGSVGLLVTLDYPQAELNGPPFSVSDDWMQANMGADFEIERLACEDVLSDNPRFVKKQVSSLTESVYKLTRKG, from the coding sequence ATGCAACCAAGTTTTTGGCATGAAAAATGGGACGCTCAACAAATAGGTTTTCATTTGAGCGCCGTTAACCCGCTACTGATTCAGTTTTGGTCACAGCTAAAACTCCCCGCAAACTCACAAGTTTTTGTCCCTCTTTGTGGTAAGTCTCTTGATATGTGTTTTTTAGCTGAGCAAGGCCATGATGTACTGGCTTGTGAGCTCAATGATCTTGCGGTATCTCAGTTTTATCAAGAAAATAACCTTACTCATACCGTTGAAAAAGTTGGTGAGCATAAGCGTTATTCAACCGAGCAAATCACCATTTATCAAGGTGATATTTTTAGCCTCCAAAATACCAATAGTGTAGAGCTTGCCAAAACCAGCGCTTTTTATGACAGAGCAGCGCTAATAGCATGGCCTGAAGCGATGCGATTACAATACGCACAGCAGCTCGCCTGTCTAATTCCTGCTGGCAGTGTTGGCTTGCTTGTTACCCTAGATTACCCGCAAGCAGAGCTAAATGGCCCGCCATTTTCGGTATCTGATGATTGGATGCAGGCTAACATGGGCGCTGATTTCGAGATTGAACGTTTGGCTTGTGAAGATGTTTTGAGTGACAATCCTCGTTTTGTCAAAAAACAAGTGTCTTCATTAACTGAGTCTGTTTATAAGTTGACCAGAAAAGGGTAA
- a CDS encoding protein kinase domain-containing protein, producing MQTQELQHFYISEEQSIYLLAANDARKHRAWIRLCKQQLSKLGYKEFEMVGKGAYGFVFAGVNASGEAHVFKFSRLTLPQHVQDRLEEEAFMLSQVIHPNVPPAIRFQHVGKQGILVMARAPGEDLEQLCLRIGALPVAMVMNIARQLAAILKYLHNGRPLIHGDIKPSNLVYDVKNQHLSLIDWGSAVFAQRDNDGNPVNGNVMDLMSSDHQHTNARMGDVYFIGEEQLNGALSSPRFDEQGVAATLYALASGQASRFGSKVIPATSVGLPIELAKTLDGMLSDDPMQRKQAGDYFLKSMAHSHRMHLPEIDNGPLIAEIPVWVLASNKEVETVSYSSRKSFLKEHNADDPIAKMDDLQLEKYYRNFMAGMGDTEKGFIASVGRLAQYDIVGGLAIHWRETGVFIDSNLALYNESQKQALTIAVNNMVTLARGIHRIGVFKACFFNARDTLHIEREDSEQPFLISSELQLPFEVGDVPSLEDRSRLHSYFEDGRDPEENLELPKEIMTELAIINQIHHTGCIIFEALPNHMKIHSYLRLLNPRKQAAFRGCLDRILSHVDKIQGKGVSGFMKLPYKNTRKFSHLERKPDNFYPRNPKQS from the coding sequence TTGCAAACCCAAGAACTGCAACACTTTTACATCTCAGAAGAGCAATCAATCTACCTGCTCGCGGCTAACGATGCCCGCAAACATCGTGCCTGGATAAGGCTATGTAAGCAGCAGCTGAGTAAATTAGGTTATAAAGAGTTTGAAATGGTTGGAAAAGGGGCTTATGGGTTTGTCTTTGCAGGCGTTAACGCCAGTGGCGAAGCCCATGTCTTTAAATTCTCTCGACTAACACTGCCGCAGCACGTACAAGACAGGCTTGAAGAGGAAGCATTTATGCTCTCTCAAGTCATCCACCCTAATGTCCCCCCTGCAATTAGGTTTCAGCATGTTGGAAAGCAAGGCATTCTTGTTATGGCAAGGGCACCAGGCGAGGACTTAGAACAACTTTGTCTGCGGATCGGTGCATTACCAGTTGCCATGGTGATGAATATCGCGCGCCAACTTGCAGCAATACTCAAATACTTACATAACGGTCGGCCACTGATCCATGGCGATATTAAGCCCTCGAATCTGGTTTATGATGTAAAAAATCAACACCTGTCCTTAATAGATTGGGGCTCAGCAGTATTTGCTCAACGCGACAATGATGGTAACCCAGTTAATGGTAACGTTATGGATTTAATGTCCAGCGACCATCAGCATACTAATGCCCGCATGGGCGATGTGTACTTTATCGGGGAAGAGCAACTCAATGGCGCATTGTCGAGTCCGCGTTTTGATGAGCAAGGCGTAGCCGCAACACTTTACGCATTGGCATCTGGGCAAGCCAGTCGTTTTGGCAGTAAGGTCATTCCCGCCACCAGTGTAGGCTTACCCATTGAGCTTGCTAAAACCTTAGATGGCATGCTGAGCGATGACCCAATGCAACGAAAACAGGCTGGTGATTACTTTCTCAAAAGTATGGCTCACAGTCACAGAATGCACCTGCCAGAGATTGATAATGGACCGCTTATCGCCGAAATCCCAGTTTGGGTGCTTGCCAGCAACAAAGAAGTCGAAACCGTTAGTTATAGCTCACGAAAATCATTTCTTAAAGAACACAACGCCGATGACCCCATTGCCAAAATGGACGATCTACAGCTGGAAAAATACTACCGTAACTTTATGGCTGGCATGGGCGATACTGAGAAAGGTTTTATCGCATCAGTAGGCCGCTTAGCACAATATGACATCGTAGGCGGTTTAGCGATTCATTGGCGTGAAACCGGAGTGTTTATTGATTCGAACCTAGCACTGTATAACGAGAGTCAAAAGCAAGCTTTGACAATTGCAGTCAACAATATGGTAACGCTCGCCCGTGGTATTCATCGTATCGGGGTGTTCAAAGCATGTTTCTTTAATGCAAGAGATACATTGCATATTGAACGAGAAGATAGTGAGCAACCGTTCTTGATTAGCAGTGAATTACAATTACCTTTTGAAGTTGGTGATGTACCGTCATTAGAAGATCGCTCAAGACTACACTCCTATTTTGAAGATGGCCGCGATCCAGAGGAAAACCTAGAGCTACCAAAAGAGATAATGACTGAACTTGCGATCATAAACCAGATCCACCATACCGGCTGTATTATCTTTGAGGCTTTGCCAAACCATATGAAGATCCACAGCTACCTAAGGTTATTAAACCCTAGAAAACAAGCAGCGTTTAGAGGTTGTTTAGATCGAATTTTAAGTCACGTTGATAAGATACAAGGGAAAGGGGTGTCAGGCTTTATGAAGCTTCCCTATAAAAACACCCGTAAATTTAGTCATCTTGAGCGCAAGCCCGATAACTTTTATCCGCGCAACCCAAAACAAAGTTAA
- a CDS encoding FxsA family protein, producing the protein MFFILLLIFVLVPVMELSVLIRVGEALGSWTTVALVIFTAVVGVSLVRSQGISTLMQVQQKLARGEAPGQEIVEGMMLAVAGLLLLIPGFVTDFLGLILLTPFTRIPVAGYFYKRMQQKAKTHGGFQAGFGPGMGGQGNPFGQQGGRSPFDDGNTFDGDFERKDDPSDKRPETHQVETSLDEDEKAKDDKSNSN; encoded by the coding sequence GTGTTTTTTATTCTGTTATTAATTTTTGTATTAGTTCCTGTGATGGAGCTATCTGTATTGATCCGGGTGGGCGAAGCATTAGGCAGCTGGACAACGGTCGCTTTGGTTATATTTACCGCAGTGGTTGGCGTATCATTAGTTCGCAGCCAAGGCATTAGTACCTTGATGCAGGTTCAGCAGAAGTTGGCTCGTGGCGAAGCGCCAGGGCAAGAAATTGTTGAAGGAATGATGTTGGCGGTTGCTGGACTACTGCTGTTAATTCCAGGTTTTGTGACCGATTTTTTAGGGCTAATTCTATTAACCCCATTTACCCGCATTCCTGTGGCGGGTTACTTTTACAAGCGTATGCAGCAGAAAGCTAAAACCCATGGCGGTTTTCAAGCAGGCTTTGGCCCAGGAATGGGCGGACAAGGTAACCCCTTTGGGCAACAAGGTGGCCGGTCTCCTTTTGACGATGGTAACACCTTCGACGGTGATTTTGAGCGTAAAGATGATCCTAGTGATAAGCGCCCAGAAACACATCAAGTTGAAACTTCGCTTGATGAGGATGAAAAGGCAAAAGATGATAAATCTAATAGCAATTAG
- a CDS encoding porin, giving the protein MKKTVLSATIISALTATSFTALADGPNFYGRADLAITNSDMGIATQNQKSGTIIENNFSWLGVKGTEKINEELEVVYQMEFGVSNFDNSGDTFGARNTFLGLKSASAGTILVGRNDTVFKASEGGFDLFGNTNSDIDLLAAGQTRSADGFSYYSPKIADLVTLNATYLMDDNYDQVDSNNEEKYSDNMYALSATIGDKALKAQNYYVSAAYNDSIENIKAYRGVAQVKLGNVILGGFYQNSEHVDSKYANLEGDTYFVNAAYVMGKLKLKAMYGSDDSGLGKYVSRYVGNVDGGLETVSNVDIQQFSVGADYRLSKNTLIYGHYTKYDGDMMLSNIKQDLGDDIVTIGMRFDF; this is encoded by the coding sequence ATGAAAAAAACTGTTCTGTCCGCCACGATTATTTCTGCACTTACCGCCACCTCTTTTACAGCATTAGCTGATGGCCCTAACTTTTATGGTCGTGCAGACCTTGCAATCACTAATTCAGACATGGGGATTGCAACCCAAAACCAAAAATCTGGCACCATCATTGAGAACAACTTCTCTTGGTTAGGTGTTAAAGGCACTGAAAAGATTAATGAAGAGCTGGAAGTTGTTTACCAAATGGAGTTTGGTGTCAGCAACTTCGACAACTCTGGTGACACATTTGGTGCACGTAATACCTTTTTAGGGCTTAAATCGGCATCGGCAGGAACAATTCTTGTCGGCCGTAACGACACTGTATTTAAAGCCTCTGAAGGTGGTTTCGACCTATTTGGCAACACAAACTCTGATATTGATCTGCTAGCTGCAGGCCAAACACGTTCGGCCGATGGTTTTAGCTATTACTCTCCTAAGATCGCCGATTTAGTCACCTTAAACGCAACCTACTTGATGGATGACAACTACGATCAAGTCGATTCTAATAACGAAGAAAAGTACAGCGACAATATGTATGCGCTAAGCGCTACAATTGGTGATAAGGCGCTAAAAGCACAAAACTACTATGTATCAGCGGCTTACAATGACAGCATTGAAAACATAAAAGCTTACCGTGGTGTTGCTCAAGTAAAACTGGGTAACGTCATTCTCGGTGGCTTCTACCAAAACAGTGAACATGTTGACAGCAAATACGCCAACCTAGAAGGCGACACGTATTTCGTAAACGCTGCATATGTGATGGGCAAATTAAAGCTAAAAGCCATGTACGGTAGCGATGACTCTGGTTTAGGCAAGTACGTAAGCCGCTATGTCGGTAATGTTGATGGTGGCCTAGAAACGGTCAGCAATGTCGATATCCAGCAGTTCAGTGTCGGTGCTGATTACCGTCTGAGTAAAAATACACTGATCTATGGTCATTACACTAAGTATGACGGCGACATGATGCTAAGCAACATTAAGCAAGATCTTGGTGATGATATCGTGACAATCGGTATGCGTTTCGACTTCTAA
- a CDS encoding cation:proton antiporter family protein has translation MEPAILIITLACGMLVSRVGLPPLIGYLVAGFVLFLFGIEESSLPMLEQLANLGVTLLLFAIGLKLDIRSLFKAEVLAGSSLHLLGSMLFFIPLLKLLGLLGLEQLTGLELNQLGLLAFALSFSSTIFAVKILEDKGDMQSLYGRVAIGILIMQDIFAVAFLTISKGDIPSYWALCLLLLPLAKPLIYKAFDRVGHGELLVLFGLVMALVMGAWLFEIVGLKPDLGALIIGILLAGHPKSSELAKSLFYFKELFLVAFFLTVGLNGLPTFSDIGLAAILVLVVPIKIVLFLYLLTHFKLRSRTALLSSFSLGNYSEFGLIVAAVATSKGWLPPQWMVILAVALSFSFLFSAPLNIASNRLYQKYQNRLQRLEKHPLHPEDRPIHVGNPRFLILGMGRIGSGAYDELRVQYEGEILGVEHKQDLVDYHNQEGRNVVQGDASDTDFWEKLDKAPNLELVLLAMPHHVGNLFAVEQLKRLDYQGKLSAIVQYKEDADSLQESGVHSVYNLYEAAGAGFVDHVVKELLSPNGTTPDHPQAVNHPRSDS, from the coding sequence ATGGAACCCGCGATACTCATTATAACCTTAGCCTGCGGCATGCTAGTTAGCCGTGTGGGACTGCCCCCATTGATCGGCTACCTTGTTGCGGGATTTGTACTGTTTCTATTCGGAATTGAAGAATCTAGCCTGCCAATGTTGGAGCAGTTAGCTAACTTAGGTGTGACCTTATTATTGTTTGCCATCGGTCTTAAGCTGGATATTCGCAGCTTGTTTAAAGCAGAGGTTTTAGCGGGCTCCAGCCTGCACTTGCTCGGCTCTATGCTGTTTTTTATACCGCTGTTAAAATTGTTAGGTCTGCTTGGTTTAGAGCAACTAACCGGTCTTGAACTCAATCAACTTGGTCTACTCGCATTTGCATTGAGCTTCTCTAGTACCATTTTTGCGGTAAAGATATTAGAAGACAAAGGTGACATGCAGTCACTCTATGGCCGCGTAGCGATCGGTATCTTGATTATGCAGGATATTTTTGCCGTCGCCTTCTTAACGATCTCTAAAGGTGATATCCCCTCTTATTGGGCGTTATGCCTACTACTACTTCCGCTAGCTAAACCACTTATTTATAAAGCCTTTGATCGAGTCGGTCACGGTGAGTTACTGGTGCTATTCGGGCTAGTCATGGCGTTGGTGATGGGCGCATGGTTGTTTGAAATTGTCGGCCTAAAACCTGATCTAGGTGCGCTGATAATCGGCATATTACTGGCGGGACACCCTAAGTCTTCAGAACTAGCAAAGTCGCTGTTTTACTTTAAAGAGCTGTTCCTCGTTGCCTTCTTCTTAACAGTTGGCCTCAATGGTTTACCAACATTCTCAGATATAGGCTTAGCAGCAATTTTGGTGTTGGTGGTTCCGATTAAAATCGTGTTATTCCTCTATCTATTGACTCACTTTAAGTTACGTTCACGCACAGCGTTATTGTCTTCATTTAGCCTAGGTAATTACAGTGAATTCGGTTTAATCGTTGCCGCAGTCGCTACCTCAAAAGGCTGGCTACCTCCGCAGTGGATGGTGATATTAGCCGTGGCCTTAAGTTTTAGTTTTCTATTTTCAGCACCACTCAATATCGCATCGAATCGACTCTATCAAAAGTATCAAAATCGACTGCAACGATTGGAGAAGCATCCATTGCACCCAGAAGATCGCCCGATCCATGTGGGTAACCCAAGATTTCTAATCTTAGGTATGGGCCGCATTGGTTCTGGCGCATATGATGAACTGAGAGTGCAATACGAAGGTGAAATACTGGGGGTTGAGCATAAGCAAGATCTAGTCGATTATCACAACCAAGAGGGCCGTAATGTGGTGCAGGGCGATGCTTCCGACACCGACTTTTGGGAGAAGTTAGACAAAGCCCCTAATCTAGAGCTGGTATTACTGGCTATGCCTCATCACGTGGGTAATTTATTTGCTGTTGAACAACTGAAGCGTTTAGATTACCAAGGCAAGCTCAGTGCCATTGTACAATACAAAGAGGACGCTGATTCATTGCAAGAATCAGGGGTACACAGCGTATATAACCTTTATGAGGCAGCTGGTGCTGGTTTTGTCGATCATGTCGTTAAAGAGTTGCTCAGCCCTAATGGCACCACGCCTGATCATCCACAAGCGGTGAATCATCCACGCAGCGACAGTTAA
- a CDS encoding protein-disulfide reductase DsbD gives MKKIITLFLASLLMLSPLVQAESIFNSSKFSFLKGEPELMPVDEAFVFDFKQEGDKVKISWVIADGYYMYRDKLKFEANGAVLVEIALPEGKSHTDEYFGEQEVYYSFVEIPVAIKQAAAGDTLNVTFMGCAEGKLCFPPTKKVAELTEVSTNDGVLDLQQNNEIATATNEPNAPITQQDNLTQMLASDSLIWTLVIFFGLGIGLALTPCVFPMYPILSGIIVGQGKKLSTAKAFSLSMVYVQGMAITYSLVGLVVASAGMKYQAYLQHPAVLIALAIMFFVLSLSMFGLYDLKLPSKWQEKMNTVSNNQKGGNVIGVFLMGVISGLVASPCTTAPLSGALIYVAQTGDLLQGFLALYVLSMGMGLPLLIIGTSGGKILPRAGSWMDIIKTIFGFLLIAVSIVMLGRIWPGLISDILWSVWGISIVGYLMHQNKLTEFNWKQTTRAVLLLLALLGSFSYGLQAVMSHFGFVSNSSVTLATGEQNHSFKRVKSLEDLDREIAAASAQGKTVMLDLYADWCVACKEFEAITFKDAAVLERMNKMVLLQADVTKNDAVDIELLEHYDVLGLPTLLMFDENGAVRDDLRVTGFMRPKAFAEHLDHLVK, from the coding sequence ATGAAAAAAATCATAACTCTGTTTTTAGCATCACTACTAATGCTTAGTCCATTAGTACAAGCTGAAAGCATTTTTAATAGCAGTAAATTCTCCTTTTTAAAGGGTGAACCAGAGTTGATGCCTGTCGATGAAGCGTTTGTTTTCGACTTCAAACAGGAGGGCGATAAAGTAAAAATTAGCTGGGTAATTGCCGACGGCTACTACATGTATCGCGATAAACTCAAATTTGAAGCCAACGGTGCTGTGCTGGTAGAAATCGCCTTACCTGAAGGTAAATCTCATACCGATGAATACTTTGGTGAACAAGAGGTTTATTACTCATTTGTAGAAATACCCGTTGCAATTAAACAAGCGGCAGCTGGCGACACTCTCAACGTTACATTTATGGGCTGTGCTGAGGGCAAACTGTGCTTCCCTCCAACCAAAAAAGTGGCAGAGCTAACCGAGGTTAGCACTAATGATGGCGTACTCGACTTACAACAAAACAACGAGATAGCCACAGCAACCAATGAGCCTAACGCGCCAATAACTCAGCAAGATAACCTGACTCAAATGCTTGCTAGCGATAGTTTAATTTGGACATTAGTTATCTTCTTTGGCTTAGGGATCGGCTTAGCATTAACGCCTTGTGTGTTCCCTATGTATCCGATTCTATCGGGCATTATTGTTGGCCAAGGTAAGAAACTCTCGACCGCCAAAGCCTTTAGCTTGTCGATGGTTTATGTACAAGGTATGGCTATCACCTACTCATTAGTAGGCCTGGTAGTGGCATCTGCTGGGATGAAGTATCAGGCCTATCTACAGCACCCTGCAGTATTGATCGCACTTGCGATAATGTTCTTCGTATTGAGCTTGTCGATGTTTGGCTTATACGACTTAAAACTGCCATCTAAGTGGCAGGAGAAGATGAACACTGTATCAAACAACCAAAAAGGCGGTAACGTCATTGGTGTGTTCTTGATGGGTGTTATCTCTGGCCTTGTAGCCTCGCCTTGTACCACAGCACCGTTATCTGGAGCATTGATTTACGTTGCGCAAACAGGCGATTTACTGCAGGGCTTCTTAGCGCTTTACGTATTGAGCATGGGCATGGGACTACCGTTGCTTATTATCGGCACCTCTGGTGGTAAGATCTTACCAAGAGCGGGCAGCTGGATGGATATCATCAAAACCATCTTCGGTTTCTTACTCATTGCAGTTTCTATCGTGATGTTAGGTCGAATTTGGCCTGGACTCATCTCAGATATACTCTGGTCGGTTTGGGGGATCAGCATCGTCGGTTACCTAATGCACCAAAACAAGCTCACTGAGTTCAACTGGAAACAAACAACCCGTGCGGTACTGCTTCTGTTAGCACTATTGGGCAGCTTCTCTTACGGCTTACAAGCGGTAATGTCGCACTTTGGCTTTGTCTCAAACAGCAGTGTAACGCTAGCTACTGGTGAGCAAAATCACAGCTTCAAGCGTGTTAAATCACTTGAAGATCTCGATCGCGAAATAGCTGCGGCATCTGCACAGGGCAAAACAGTCATGTTAGATCTATATGCCGACTGGTGTGTCGCTTGTAAAGAATTTGAAGCAATTACCTTTAAAGATGCTGCAGTCCTTGAGCGGATGAACAAGATGGTATTACTGCAAGCTGATGTCACCAAAAATGATGCTGTCGATATTGAGCTACTAGAACATTACGATGTGCTCGGTTTACCGACATTGCTGATGTTTGACGAAAATGGCGCTGTAAGGGATGACTTAAGAGTCACCGGCTTTATGCGTCCTAAAGCGTTCGCAGAACATCTGGATCACCTCGTAAAATAA
- the cutA gene encoding divalent-cation tolerance protein CutA: MNNEFLLLMTTCPDEASAKSLAHALVKKKLAACVQISSAITSVYEWQAEVCEETEFCLHIKCLTVHYPAIEAAVLQLHPYDVPELIALPVTQGLPAYFDWIKETTQP; this comes from the coding sequence ATGAATAACGAATTTTTACTCTTAATGACCACTTGCCCAGACGAAGCTAGCGCTAAATCTTTAGCTCATGCCCTTGTCAAAAAGAAATTAGCGGCATGTGTGCAGATCTCATCAGCCATTACCTCCGTATATGAGTGGCAAGCTGAAGTCTGTGAAGAGACAGAATTCTGTTTACATATTAAGTGCCTTACCGTGCATTACCCCGCGATTGAGGCTGCAGTTTTACAGTTGCACCCTTATGACGTTCCCGAGCTAATAGCACTACCTGTAACCCAGGGATTGCCAGCCTATTTTGATTGGATAAAAGAAACCACACAGCCATGA